A single genomic interval of uncultured Desulfobulbus sp. harbors:
- a CDS encoding sigma-54 dependent transcriptional regulator, whose product MDREKYSILVVDDEESIRRLLQKELANSRREILTAADGNEALAMIRSHWFDVIIMDLWLPDVQDLELLIKVRESIPHIEVIMITGHGDVDIAVEAMKLGACDFIRKPFNLDRLDLIVEKAHQRVLLSRENAMLRHSTGQEQNKVRFIGNSQSMRDIQFLIEKVAPAKIPVLITGESGAGKDVVARLIHQRSPLAANPMIVKNCATLQKELARSELFGHIKGSFTGANESREGLLSFAHDSTLFLDEIGELPLEVQASLLRVLETGTYRRVGEKEERKVNIRFLFATNRHLAEEVEKERFNEAFFHRINAFSIQIPSLKDRKEDLPLLVDYFLTTLSPDNTSYRIVERAMACILKYNWPGNIRELRNVIERSIILAENGIITERCLPRELVESSESNGAALSLESVEKEHILKMLDFYGGNRQKTADTLGISRKTLYRKLTQYAIE is encoded by the coding sequence ATGGACAGAGAAAAATATTCCATCCTTGTCGTAGACGACGAGGAGTCAATCAGACGCCTGCTGCAAAAAGAGCTGGCCAACAGCCGCAGAGAGATCCTCACCGCCGCGGACGGCAACGAAGCCTTGGCCATGATCCGCAGCCACTGGTTTGATGTCATCATCATGGACCTGTGGCTGCCCGATGTGCAGGACCTTGAACTGCTGATCAAGGTGCGCGAATCGATCCCCCACATCGAGGTCATCATGATTACCGGCCATGGCGACGTCGATATCGCCGTTGAGGCGATGAAACTGGGCGCCTGCGATTTCATCCGCAAACCGTTCAACCTGGATCGGCTCGATCTTATCGTGGAGAAGGCCCATCAACGCGTCCTCCTCTCCCGGGAGAACGCCATGCTTCGCCACAGCACCGGCCAGGAGCAAAACAAGGTGCGCTTTATCGGCAACTCCCAGTCCATGCGCGATATTCAATTTCTCATCGAGAAGGTCGCTCCCGCTAAAATTCCAGTGCTGATCACCGGTGAATCGGGTGCGGGCAAGGATGTGGTTGCCCGCCTTATCCATCAGCGCTCACCACTGGCGGCCAATCCCATGATCGTCAAGAACTGCGCGACCCTGCAAAAAGAGCTCGCCAGAAGCGAGTTGTTCGGACACATCAAAGGGTCCTTCACCGGTGCCAACGAATCCCGCGAGGGGTTGCTCTCCTTTGCCCATGACAGCACGCTCTTTCTCGATGAGATCGGCGAACTCCCCCTTGAGGTGCAGGCCTCCCTGCTGCGGGTGTTGGAAACCGGGACGTATCGTCGTGTCGGCGAGAAGGAGGAACGCAAGGTCAATATCCGCTTTCTCTTTGCGACAAACCGCCATCTGGCAGAGGAAGTGGAAAAAGAGCGGTTCAACGAGGCATTCTTCCACCGCATCAATGCCTTCAGCATCCAGATTCCCTCGCTCAAGGATCGCAAGGAAGATCTGCCCTTGCTGGTCGATTACTTTCTCACCACCCTCAGCCCGGACAACACCAGCTACCGGATCGTCGAGCGGGCCATGGCCTGCATCCTCAAATACAACTGGCCGGGCAATATTCGCGAGTTGCGAAACGTTATCGAGCGTTCGATCATCCTGGCTGAAAACGGCATCATCACCGAACGGTGTCTGCCCAGGGAGCTGGTGGAGTCTTCGGAAAGCAATGGGGCGGCTCTGTCCCTTGAATCGGTGGAGAAAGAGCACATTCTCAAGATGCTCGATTTCTACGGCGGCAACCGCCAGAAAACAGCGGACACCCTGGGCATCAGCCGCAAGACCCTGTACCGCAAACTGACCCAGTATGCCATAGAGTGA
- the aroB gene encoding 3-dehydroquinate synthase, with the protein MEQTIQVGLGERSYPIRIGTGVLAQVGSQLQKNAVGKRYGIISDDRVAALYGQQLRQSLADAGLACELITFPQGEASKNLSTVGQLASTLATCGFDRKDALIALGGGVTGDITGFVAAIYMRGIPFVQVPTSLLAQVDSSVGGKTGVDIPEGKNLIGSFYQPKAVFIDTDVLATLPREEFLGGMAEVIKYGASIDADFFQWLGEKRMAILALDPECIVYMVRRCCEMKAEVVEQDEREGGLRRILNFGHTIGHAVEAASGYSLIHGFAVAIGMQAVADLAVRGGVAAPDLAVAIRSLLTAYELPVAIPGEYAPETLRAYLQTDKKTVGGRVFFVLPEILGRVRITDQVDGEDIDAVLAGNVA; encoded by the coding sequence ATGGAGCAAACAATACAGGTTGGATTGGGGGAACGGAGTTATCCTATTCGCATCGGGACCGGCGTCTTGGCGCAGGTCGGTTCGCAGCTGCAGAAAAATGCGGTGGGGAAACGCTACGGCATCATCAGCGACGACCGGGTGGCCGCGCTGTACGGTCAACAACTCCGGCAGTCGCTGGCCGATGCCGGTCTTGCCTGCGAACTGATCACTTTTCCCCAGGGAGAGGCCAGCAAAAATCTCTCGACTGTCGGTCAGCTGGCGAGCACCCTGGCGACCTGTGGTTTTGACCGCAAAGATGCCCTCATCGCCCTGGGAGGCGGAGTGACCGGCGATATCACTGGATTCGTTGCCGCCATCTACATGCGTGGCATTCCCTTTGTGCAGGTGCCGACCTCCCTCCTGGCCCAGGTCGACAGCTCGGTCGGCGGTAAGACCGGGGTCGATATCCCTGAGGGGAAAAATTTGATTGGTTCCTTCTACCAACCCAAAGCGGTCTTTATCGACACCGATGTCCTGGCCACCTTGCCCCGTGAAGAGTTTTTAGGGGGTATGGCCGAGGTGATCAAATACGGCGCCTCCATTGATGCGGATTTTTTTCAGTGGCTTGGCGAAAAACGTATGGCTATTCTTGCCCTTGATCCCGAATGCATCGTGTATATGGTCCGTCGCTGTTGCGAAATGAAGGCTGAAGTGGTCGAACAGGACGAACGCGAAGGCGGCCTCCGTCGTATCCTCAATTTTGGCCATACCATCGGGCATGCTGTTGAGGCGGCTTCGGGCTACAGTCTTATTCACGGTTTTGCCGTGGCCATCGGCATGCAGGCGGTGGCCGATCTGGCCGTGCGTGGAGGAGTGGCCGCCCCTGATCTGGCCGTAGCGATCAGGTCCCTGCTGACAGCCTACGAGTTGCCGGTTGCCATACCTGGAGAGTATGCGCCGGAGACATTGCGGGCTTACCTGCAGACCGACAAAAAGACGGTCGGCGGGCGGGTGTTTTTTGTCCTGCCCGAAATCCTCGGACGGGTCCGCATCACCGACCAGGTCGATGGGGAGGACATTGATGCGGTGCTGGCTGGTAACGTGGCGTAA
- a CDS encoding iron-containing alcohol dehydrogenase, translating into MDITKFAIPEIIFGRGSLNYAGQCALRLGAKKVFLVSDDGIEEAGWLQRLMDILEKEGIKWVYYPGVTSNPRDFQIEQGAEFYSKNGTDVIIAIGGGSAMDTAKGIAIIASNGGRIRDYEGANRVQRPLPPMLFITTTAGSGSDISQFCIITDMKRGVKMSIITRTLVPNISIVDPLILRTKTESLIIQSAVDALAHAIEAYVSRIASPFTEIHSLRAIDLILNNLQRAVATRSLDSLEQLSIASVSASMAFSNAGLGAEHALAHALGGHFDMRHGVVHPILLTSVMRYNMEISTQRMADIGRLIMKRQVGTDRDTALAGIEKIDEFFASFDVALRLSQLIPESERHHLEALCKMAVHDACNLTNPRPATWEEFYQICEEVW; encoded by the coding sequence ATGGATATTACAAAATTTGCCATTCCCGAAATAATCTTTGGTCGTGGGAGCCTTAACTATGCCGGCCAATGCGCCCTTCGTCTTGGCGCCAAAAAAGTCTTCCTCGTCAGCGACGATGGCATCGAAGAGGCTGGGTGGCTGCAGCGCCTGATGGATATCCTTGAGAAAGAAGGCATCAAATGGGTCTATTATCCCGGCGTGACCTCGAATCCGCGTGATTTCCAGATTGAGCAGGGTGCTGAATTTTATTCAAAAAACGGCACGGACGTTATTATCGCCATCGGTGGCGGCAGCGCCATGGACACAGCCAAGGGCATCGCCATTATCGCCAGCAACGGCGGGAGAATCCGTGATTACGAAGGTGCCAACCGCGTTCAACGCCCACTGCCGCCGATGCTTTTCATCACCACCACCGCAGGAAGCGGGTCAGATATCAGTCAGTTTTGTATCATTACCGACATGAAACGCGGGGTCAAAATGTCCATCATCACACGGACACTGGTCCCCAATATCTCCATTGTCGATCCGCTGATCCTCCGCACCAAAACCGAATCACTCATTATTCAGTCTGCAGTTGACGCCCTGGCCCATGCCATCGAAGCCTATGTCTCGCGTATAGCCTCGCCCTTTACCGAAATTCATTCACTGCGGGCGATCGACCTCATTCTCAACAACCTGCAGCGCGCCGTGGCCACACGCTCCCTTGATTCCCTTGAACAACTGAGTATCGCATCGGTTTCCGCATCCATGGCCTTCAGCAACGCTGGCCTCGGCGCCGAACACGCACTGGCCCATGCCTTGGGGGGGCATTTCGATATGCGTCACGGGGTGGTCCATCCCATTCTTTTAACCAGCGTGATGCGCTACAACATGGAGATCAGCACCCAGCGCATGGCTGATATAGGTCGCCTGATCATGAAACGGCAGGTCGGCACTGATCGCGATACCGCCCTTGCCGGGATCGAAAAAATCGATGAGTTTTTTGCCTCTTTTGACGTAGCCCTCCGGCTGAGCCAGCTCATACCTGAGAGCGAACGCCACCATCTCGAAGCCCTGTGCAAAATGGCTGTTCACGATGCCTGCAACCTCACCAATCCGCGACCGGCAACCTGGGAGGAGTTCTACCAGATCTGTGAGGAGGTGTGGTAA
- the sat gene encoding sulfate adenylyltransferase, with protein MSSKLVAPHGGKGLVCALLEGAEREAELKKAAGLKQVEITARAKGDLIMMGIGGFSPLSGFMTKADWKGVCENFTMADGTFWPVPITLDVSAADAAAIKEGDEIALVRKGETFATMKVTEKFEMTEADKRWECEKVFKGEGEESADDKFWEIAPKDHPGVIMVMGQKEFNLAGPVKVLSEGEYPKEYAGVYLKPAETRAMFEERGWANVAALQLRNPMHRSHEFLAKIAIEVCDGVLIHSLVGNLKPGDIPADVRVEAIKILIDHYFVKENVINAGYPLDMRYAGPREGLLHATFRQNYGVNNMLIGRDHAGVGDFYGLFEAQQIFDRIPYTGDASKDLLCKPMKIDWTFYCHKCDGMASLRTCPHTKDDRVILSGTKLRKALSEGAPVVDHFGREEVLVRLRAYYAGLTEKVEVKMQGAASGAAM; from the coding sequence ATGAGTTCAAAATTGGTTGCGCCCCATGGCGGTAAAGGTCTTGTATGTGCCCTGCTTGAAGGTGCCGAGCGTGAAGCAGAACTGAAAAAAGCCGCTGGCTTGAAGCAAGTAGAGATCACCGCTCGCGCTAAGGGCGACCTGATCATGATGGGTATTGGTGGCTTTTCTCCGCTCTCCGGTTTCATGACCAAGGCTGACTGGAAAGGCGTATGCGAGAATTTCACCATGGCTGACGGAACCTTCTGGCCGGTACCGATCACCCTGGATGTTTCCGCTGCCGACGCTGCAGCTATCAAAGAAGGCGACGAGATCGCCTTGGTTCGCAAAGGCGAGACCTTTGCTACCATGAAGGTCACCGAGAAATTCGAGATGACCGAAGCCGACAAACGTTGGGAGTGCGAGAAAGTATTCAAAGGCGAAGGCGAAGAGTCTGCCGATGACAAATTCTGGGAGATCGCTCCAAAAGATCATCCTGGCGTTATCATGGTTATGGGCCAGAAAGAGTTCAACCTGGCCGGTCCGGTTAAAGTTCTCTCCGAGGGCGAGTATCCTAAAGAGTATGCAGGCGTTTACCTGAAACCTGCCGAGACCCGCGCTATGTTCGAAGAGCGTGGTTGGGCCAACGTCGCCGCCCTGCAGCTGCGTAACCCGATGCATCGTTCCCATGAGTTCCTGGCCAAGATCGCCATCGAGGTCTGTGACGGCGTTCTGATCCACAGCTTGGTTGGTAACCTGAAACCCGGTGACATCCCTGCAGACGTTCGCGTTGAGGCTATCAAAATCCTCATTGACCACTACTTTGTCAAAGAGAACGTCATCAACGCTGGTTACCCGCTTGACATGCGTTATGCCGGTCCTCGCGAAGGCCTGCTCCATGCCACCTTCCGTCAGAACTACGGCGTGAACAACATGCTGATCGGTCGTGACCATGCTGGTGTAGGTGACTTCTACGGTCTGTTCGAGGCTCAGCAGATCTTCGATCGCATCCCCTACACTGGCGATGCTTCCAAAGACCTGCTCTGCAAGCCGATGAAGATCGACTGGACCTTCTACTGCCACAAATGCGATGGTATGGCTTCTCTGCGTACCTGCCCGCATACCAAAGATGATCGTGTTATCCTTTCCGGTACCAAGCTGCGCAAGGCTCTTTCCGAGGGCGCTCCGGTTGTTGACCACTTCGGTCGCGAAGAGGTTCTGGTACGCCTGCGCGCATACTATGCCGGCCTGACCGAGAAGGTTGAAGTTAAAATGCAGGGTGCTGCTTCCGGCGCTGCAATGTAA
- a CDS encoding zinc ribbon domain-containing protein, producing the protein MPIYEFFCADCNTVFNFFSRRPNTEKRPDCPKCGKPELQKMMSSFATIGKAKESDGDDPFAGLDESKMEQALAGLMHEAEGVNEDDPRQVAQLMRKFAAKTGINLGDSMEEAIARMEAGEDPDQIEQEMGDLMEGEEPFSLETMKKKVQSGGKRPPIHDEKLYEL; encoded by the coding sequence ATGCCTATATATGAATTTTTTTGCGCAGACTGCAACACGGTCTTCAACTTTTTTTCCCGTCGTCCCAATACGGAAAAACGCCCTGACTGCCCCAAATGCGGCAAACCTGAGCTGCAGAAGATGATGTCTTCTTTTGCCACCATCGGCAAGGCCAAGGAGAGCGACGGAGACGATCCCTTTGCCGGTCTGGATGAATCTAAAATGGAGCAGGCCCTGGCCGGGCTGATGCACGAGGCGGAAGGGGTCAACGAGGATGACCCGCGGCAGGTGGCGCAACTGATGCGCAAGTTTGCCGCCAAGACCGGGATCAATCTCGGCGACTCCATGGAAGAGGCCATTGCCCGCATGGAGGCTGGCGAGGATCCGGATCAGATCGAACAGGAGATGGGCGATCTGATGGAGGGGGAGGAGCCCTTCAGCCTTGAGACCATGAAGAAAAAAGTCCAGTCCGGAGGGAAAAGGCCGCCCATCCACGATGAAAAACTCTACGAGTTGTAA
- the ndk gene encoding nucleoside-diphosphate kinase, producing MERTFAIIKPNAFTAGNAGKILARIYAEGFTVVGLKKLYMSKLEAEGFYYVHKERPFFGELTDFMSSGPCIVMVLEAENAIKKWRDLMGATNPANAAEGTLRREFGDSLEANATHGSDAPETAAFEIGYFFSGLELLV from the coding sequence ATGGAACGTACATTTGCGATCATCAAACCCAATGCCTTCACCGCCGGCAATGCTGGCAAAATTCTTGCTCGGATCTATGCCGAGGGCTTCACCGTGGTCGGCCTGAAGAAACTCTACATGAGCAAGCTGGAAGCCGAAGGCTTTTACTATGTGCACAAAGAACGCCCATTTTTTGGCGAGCTGACCGACTTCATGTCCAGCGGTCCCTGCATTGTCATGGTGCTTGAGGCTGAGAATGCCATAAAGAAATGGCGTGACCTGATGGGCGCGACCAATCCCGCCAATGCTGCAGAGGGGACGCTGCGCCGTGAGTTCGGCGATTCGCTCGAGGCCAATGCCACCCATGGTTCGGATGCCCCGGAAACCGCGGCTTTTGAGATCGGCTACTTCTTCTCCGGCCTGGAATTACTCGTGTAA
- a CDS encoding ABC transporter substrate-binding protein: MNKGNFSRRLVRLGGLCVLSLAMITSSAFAATLKVGAILAVTGPASFLGGPEARSLEMLVDEMNAKGGVNGNKIELIIKDSGGSPEKAVSFAKQLIEEEKVFAIIGPSTSGESLNIKKIAEDGKTIMISCSAAELIVNPVAKHVFKTAPSDSYAAQQIFMTMQKRGVSKIAVLAGNDGFGKAGKEQLAKLASRFGITIAAEEVYDKHATDLTAIVAKLKANGSIQAVVNWSIVPAQSILAKNIRQAGWQVPIYQSHGFANIKYAEAAGAAAEGIIFPASRLLVAEALPAGPQKDVLMKYKTSYESKFKEKVSTFGGHTYDAMTILAKAIEMGGADREKVRVAIENIHDLIGTAGTFNFSATDHSGLGLDAFAMLTVKDGQFVLLEH, from the coding sequence ATGAACAAAGGAAATTTTTCCCGGCGATTGGTTCGTCTGGGGGGACTGTGTGTGTTGAGTCTGGCCATGATCACGTCGTCTGCGTTTGCGGCGACGCTCAAGGTCGGCGCCATTTTGGCGGTGACCGGTCCGGCCTCGTTTCTCGGCGGTCCCGAGGCCCGGTCACTGGAGATGCTGGTCGATGAGATGAATGCCAAGGGAGGCGTCAACGGCAACAAGATCGAACTTATCATCAAGGATTCCGGCGGGAGCCCGGAGAAGGCCGTCTCCTTTGCAAAACAGCTGATCGAAGAGGAAAAGGTCTTTGCCATCATAGGGCCGTCGACCAGTGGTGAGAGCCTCAATATCAAAAAGATCGCGGAAGACGGAAAAACCATCATGATTTCATGCTCAGCCGCGGAGCTGATCGTCAACCCCGTTGCCAAGCACGTGTTCAAGACCGCTCCCAGTGACAGCTATGCCGCCCAGCAGATCTTCATGACCATGCAGAAAAGGGGAGTCAGCAAGATCGCCGTTCTTGCAGGGAACGACGGGTTCGGCAAGGCAGGGAAAGAGCAGCTGGCTAAACTTGCGTCTCGATTCGGCATAACCATCGCTGCGGAAGAGGTCTATGACAAACATGCCACCGACTTGACCGCCATCGTTGCCAAGTTGAAGGCAAACGGTTCAATTCAGGCCGTGGTCAACTGGTCGATCGTACCGGCCCAATCCATTCTCGCAAAAAATATTCGTCAGGCCGGATGGCAGGTGCCGATCTACCAGAGCCACGGTTTTGCCAATATCAAATATGCCGAGGCAGCCGGGGCAGCTGCGGAAGGGATCATCTTTCCGGCCAGCCGGTTATTGGTAGCCGAGGCCCTGCCCGCAGGTCCGCAGAAAGATGTGCTTATGAAGTATAAAACGTCCTATGAATCCAAATTCAAAGAGAAGGTTTCTACCTTTGGCGGGCATACCTACGACGCAATGACCATCCTTGCCAAAGCCATTGAGATGGGCGGGGCTGACCGGGAGAAAGTTCGCGTCGCCATCGAGAATATTCATGATCTGATTGGCACCGCTGGCACCTTTAATTTCTCCGCTACCGATCACAGTGGCTTGGGGCTGGATGCCTTTGCCATGCTGACCGTCAAAGACGGGCAGTTTGTCTTGTTGGAGCATTGA
- a CDS encoding ATP-binding protein yields MPHYTTLEDLVGIEHCKLGFYQELQQKVEQLKGSNLELEKKRKEIQALLDGITDLMVVLNEDLSIQRVNHVFTDWFPGIDPIGRFCYEIFRGHDGRCENCPALRALDRDEIIKDLCIYKVNDDYKHYEIIASPLKTSATGERQVLLFKRDVTLEKEFQAQFYQAEKMATVGALAAGVAHEINNPLTAINGFAQGLKRRINRLQGQIDDDLFGDFKEYTETIIKECLRCRDIVQTLLTFSRPTASSLAHIDLNQCVTDTLFILKHHFKEQHDLMVKTELQEDLPAIMGDESQLKQVIINLLTNALDATSNGGLIEIKTHSNESGGATLVIEDSGCGIPLEYQDKLFEPFFTTKPVGKGIGIGLSTCYSIVKNHHGEINVTSAVGVGSAFRVSLPGIKEEWTEKNIPSLS; encoded by the coding sequence ATGCCACACTATACGACCTTAGAAGATCTCGTCGGCATCGAACACTGCAAGCTGGGATTTTATCAGGAACTGCAGCAGAAGGTTGAACAGCTCAAAGGGTCTAACTTAGAACTTGAAAAAAAACGGAAAGAAATCCAGGCACTCCTCGACGGCATCACCGACCTGATGGTGGTGCTGAACGAGGATCTGAGCATTCAACGGGTCAACCATGTGTTCACCGACTGGTTTCCCGGCATCGATCCCATCGGCCGATTCTGCTATGAGATCTTCCGAGGCCATGACGGCCGATGCGAAAACTGCCCTGCGCTGCGTGCGCTCGATCGCGACGAAATCATCAAGGACCTGTGCATCTACAAAGTCAACGATGACTACAAGCACTACGAGATCATTGCCTCGCCTCTGAAAACAAGTGCTACCGGCGAACGCCAGGTACTGCTGTTCAAACGGGACGTGACCCTGGAAAAAGAATTTCAGGCCCAGTTCTACCAGGCGGAAAAGATGGCCACGGTGGGTGCCCTTGCGGCCGGTGTGGCGCACGAGATCAACAATCCCCTGACCGCGATCAACGGTTTTGCCCAGGGATTGAAGCGACGCATCAATCGTCTGCAGGGCCAGATTGACGATGATCTCTTTGGTGACTTCAAGGAATACACCGAGACCATCATCAAGGAATGTCTTCGCTGCCGGGACATCGTCCAGACCCTGCTCACCTTCAGCCGGCCGACCGCTTCAAGCCTTGCCCACATCGATCTCAATCAGTGCGTCACCGACACCCTCTTTATCCTCAAACATCACTTCAAAGAACAGCACGACCTGATGGTCAAAACCGAGTTGCAGGAGGACCTGCCTGCAATTATGGGGGATGAATCCCAGTTGAAACAGGTCATTATCAATCTGTTGACCAACGCACTGGATGCCACCAGTAACGGTGGCCTGATTGAGATCAAAACCCACAGTAATGAATCCGGTGGCGCGACCCTTGTCATCGAGGACTCGGGATGCGGAATCCCCCTTGAATATCAGGACAAACTGTTTGAGCCGTTTTTCACCACCAAGCCGGTGGGCAAGGGAATCGGCATTGGTTTGTCGACCTGTTATTCAATCGTTAAAAATCATCACGGAGAAATCAATGTCACCAGTGCCGTCGGCGTTGGCTCGGCATTTCGCGTTTCTCTTCCCGGAATTAAGGAAGAATGGACAGAGAAAAATATTCCATCCTTGTCGTAG